A section of the Castanea sativa cultivar Marrone di Chiusa Pesio chromosome 12, ASM4071231v1 genome encodes:
- the LOC142618863 gene encoding uncharacterized protein LOC142618863, translated as MGSPNPNLNPNPSPSPSTTSKPLPWTHEETVHLIQAYQEKWYSLKRGQLKASNWEEVAVTVSARCGYDHSEPSSKSALQCRHKIEKLRQRYRSESQQQRRHSSWPYFPLMDSLHRGPLPISARPPDNNNNNNSNSNIIEDEDEDDNDNDNESDEENIYSSRSRSINYLLRKPTAVNRFAGIADAGKPIRKRHRDFVEEENGGEEEEEEEEVEEKGRDAVVSALAVEIRKFAERFIGMENMKMEMMKDTERFRMEMENKRMELILDSQKRILDSIHRTFASP; from the coding sequence atgggCAGTCCGAATCCGAATCTGAATCCGAATCCAAGTCCGAGTCCCAGCACCACATCAAAGCCACTCCCTTGGACTCACGAAGAAACCGTCCATCTGATCCAAGCGTACCAAGAAAAATGGTACTCTCTCAAACGCGGCCAGCTCAAAGCTTCCAATTGGGAAGAAGTCGCCGTCACCGTCTCCGCCCGTTGCGGTTACGACCACTCCGAACCCTCCTCCAAGTCCGCCCTCCAATGCCGCCACAAAATCGAGAAGCTCCGCCAGCGCTACCGCTCCGAATCGCAGCAGCAGCGCCGCCACTCCTCTTGGCCTTACTTCCCTCTCATGGACTCTCTCCACCGCGGCCCTCTCCCTATCTCCGCCCGCCCTcccgacaacaacaacaacaacaacagcaacagcaacattATTGAGGAcgaagatgaagatgataatgataatgataatgagaGCGATGAGGAAAACATTTACAGCAGTAGGTCGCGGAGCATCAATTACTTGCTCCGCAAGCCTACTGCTGTGAATAGGTTTGCCGGCATCGCGGATGCCGGCAAACCTATTCGGAAAAGGCATAGGGATTTTGTTGAGGAGGAGAATGGTggtgaggaggaggaggaggaagaggaggtgGAGGAGAAGGGGAGAGACGCGGTGGTGTCGGCATTGGCAGTGGAGATAAGGAAGTTTGCGGAGAGGTTTATTGGGATGGAGAATATGAAGATGGAGATGATGAAGGATACGGAGAGGTTTAGGATGGAGATGGAGAATAAGCGAATGGAgttgattcttgattcccagaaGAGGATTCTTGATTCCATTCACAGGACTTTCGCTTCGCCTTAG